In the Methanococcus maripaludis genome, one interval contains:
- the fucA gene encoding L-fuculose phosphate aldolase: MDLINFIKICHLLYDRKYVVGSGGNVSIRDGNHIYITPTGSILGFLNEEDVCIVDLNGNIIKGKPTSELNMHLKIYQNKDCVNAIVHTHSMYCTAFSALDKKLELFTPEAEIVVKKIAYVDYSPCGSLELAENVSSCVEDSIILKNHGIVTVGKDITEAYVKTEVLEEIAQLNYIINNLK; this comes from the coding sequence ATGGATCTAATTAACTTTATCAAAATATGTCATTTACTATACGATAGAAAATACGTCGTTGGTTCGGGTGGAAATGTAAGCATTCGAGATGGAAATCATATTTATATCACACCAACTGGCTCAATTTTAGGATTTTTAAATGAAGAAGACGTCTGTATTGTTGATTTGAATGGAAACATCATAAAAGGAAAACCTACATCAGAATTGAATATGCATTTAAAAATATATCAAAACAAAGATTGTGTAAATGCAATAGTTCACACTCATTCAATGTACTGTACTGCATTTTCTGCACTGGATAAAAAGCTGGAATTATTTACTCCTGAAGCTGAAATTGTTGTTAAAAAAATAGCATACGTTGACTATTCCCCATGTGGAAGTTTGGAACTTGCAGAAAATGTTTCATCATGTGTTGAAGATTCAATTATTTTAAAAAACCATGGAATAGTTACCGTTGGAAAAGATATAACTGAAGCTTACGTAAAAACTGAAGTCTTAGAAGAAATAGCTCAGCTAAATTATATAATAAATAATTTAAAATAA
- a CDS encoding UPF0147 family protein: MFSAKKLSPTDKLRNISSMLEEIVEDTTVPRNIRAAADNAKNALHNEEQELIVRSATAIQYLDDISEDPNMPIHTRTQIWGIVSELETIKN; encoded by the coding sequence ATGTTTAGCGCCAAAAAATTATCTCCAACAGATAAACTTAGAAATATTTCATCAATGCTCGAAGAAATCGTAGAAGATACAACAGTTCCAAGAAACATTCGTGCAGCAGCAGATAACGCAAAAAATGCACTACACAATGAAGAACAGGAATTAATTGTAAGAAGTGCAACTGCAATTCAGTATTTAGATGATATTAGCGAAGACCCAAACATGCCTATTCACACAAGAACCCAGATATGGGGAATTGTAAGTGAACTAGAAACAATTAAAAATTAA